The Arachis hypogaea cultivar Tifrunner chromosome 19, arahy.Tifrunner.gnm2.J5K5, whole genome shotgun sequence genome has a window encoding:
- the LOC140182086 gene encoding uncharacterized protein has product MCYFANPRGLDAINLNDDDIEDRRQDSIQHWHWKEDEMLISAWLNVSTDPVVGTDQKGETFWSRIHSYCVEFCSDMTRGVVACKKRWYKINKAVAQFAGCYDQASRNIRSGSNADDIKELAYKLYSTHYGQKFTFERHWNMLQLEQKWRSQLPTQSGGSKRTKVSATGAYSSSSNPETPLADEPGVDSPVRPQGSKKSKRKALISHLERELKITFPDMARNFDDMFNEALYGKRRRQDNTLIDNWIDEYLLEDSEEEDTDRSSIPITRRWINRDREAGHDRLFQDYFADDPVYHADIFRRRFRMRRHVFLRIVDALSNVYPYFQQRVDATGRRGLSPLQKCTAAIRMLAYGVAADVVDDYVRIGESTTIECLEKFVEGVISVFEDEYLRKPNPNDVQRLLQMAEGRGFPDMLGSIDCMHWQWKNCPKAWKGMYMSGYRGVATIVLEVVASSDLWIWHAFFGVSGSNNDINVLDRSPVFDDILNDRAPEVNYTINGNNYTMGYYLADGIYPEWATFVKSISKPQGEKRKLFAQYQEGQRKDVERAFGVLQARFAIIRGPARFWEKKKLANIMRACIILHNMIVEDERDTYAGNFAQGLEYDDVENGLSQPQLGEEDFAPYHQFLQRNAQLRNRQQHRQLKEDLIEHIWQFHNACRQL; this is encoded by the exons ATGTGCT ATTTTGCCAACCCTCGTGGATTAGATGCTATCAAccttaatgatgatgatattgaagatCGGAGGCAAGATAGTATTCAACACTGGCATTGGAAAGAGGATGAGATGCTGATCAGTGCATGGTTAAATGTTTCAACTGACCCTGTAGTTGGTACCGATCAAAAGGGAGAAACATTTTGGAGTCGAATTCATAGCTACTGTGTAGAATTTTGCTCTGACATGACAAGGGGGGTAGTTGCATGTAAGAAACGATGGTATAAGATCAACAAGGCTGTTGCACAATTTGCTGGTTGCTACGATCAAGCTAGTCGAAACATAAGGAGTGGTTCGAACGCTGATGATATAAAGGAGTTGGCATATAAACTTTATTCCACACATTATGGTCAAAAATTCACTTTTGAGAGGCATTGGAACATGCTTCAGCTGGAGCAAAAATGGAGAAGCCAACTACCTACACAGAGTGGCGGCTCAAAGAGAACCAAGGTTAGTGCAACTGGAGCatactcatcctcatcaaacCCAGAAACACCGTTGGCTGATGAACCCGGTGTGGACTCTCCCGTTCGCCCacaaggatcaaagaagagcaagcgAAAAG CTCTTATTTCTCACCTCGAAAGAgaactaaaaattacatttccagatatggctagaaattttgatgatatgtttaatgaggctttgtatggcaaAAGAAGACGGCAAGATAACACACTCATAGATAATTGGATCGATGAGTATTTACTCgaagattcagaagaagaagatacCGATAGAAGCTCTATCCCAATTACTCGTAGATGGATCAACAGAGATCGAGAAGCAGGACATGATCGCCTTTTCCAAGATTACTTTGCAGATGATCCAGTGTATCATGCTGACATTTTTCGACGGAGATTTCGAATGAGAAGACATGTGTTTCTTCGGATAGTAGACGCTCTCTCAAACGTCTATCCTTATTTCCAACAGAGGGTTgatgcaactggaagaagaggcttgTCGCCACTGCAGAAATGTACTGCTGCGATACGGATGTTAGCATATGGCGTAGCAgctgatgttgttgatgattatgtgcgcataggcgagagcactacaattgaatgcttggaaaaatttgttgaaggtgtcattTCGGTGTTCGAGGATGAATACTTGCGAAAACCAAATCCAAATGACGTACAACGCCTACTACAAATGGCAGAGGGTCGTGGCTTCCCTGACATGTTGGgtagcattgactgcatgcattggcaatggaaaaattgtccaaaggcgtggaaaggtatgtacatgagtggttatcgtGGGGTTGCAACCATAGTACTTGAAGTTGTAGCATCTTCAGACCTTTGGATATGGCATGCATTCTTTGGAGTTTCTGGTTCAAATAACGATATCAACGTGTTAGATCGTTCTCCCGTGTTTGATGACATTCTAAATGATCGTGCTCCGGaggtaaattatactattaatggtaataattatacaATGGGATACTACTTAGCAGATGGTATTTATCCTGAATGGgccacatttgtcaaatcaatctcaaagccacaaggggagaaacgcaagttatttgcacaataccaagaagggcaaagaaaagatgtggaacgagcattcggagtgttgcaagcacgctttgcaattatacgtggtccagctcgtttttgggaaaagaagaagcttgccaacataatgagagcttgtattatattgcataatatgattgttgaggatgaaagagacacttatgcaggaaattttgctcaaggcttagagtatgatgatgttgaaaatggcttatcacaacctcagttgggagaagaagattttgcaccataccatcaatttctccaaagaaatgcccaacttcgaaataggcagcagcatagacaattgaaagaggacttgattgaacacatatggcaatttcacaatgcttgtcgtcaactgtag
- the LOC140182087 gene encoding F-box/LRR-repeat protein At4g14096-like encodes MSQVRGTRVRSTPLPLLSQNGKRRKQRKAAVDRDVISRLPDEILCNILSFLPTRTSVATSVLSRRWRYLWKKVHVLDLNDDFLYTPERSHKEAQERFLIFLNKFELLRRPIRKFHLSCRVGDYGYNDRFDWIDYVITRVSELHFSMRTDGESHDLHEPFYSTSLVSLVLDGNINISLEDFDPTHSESIFPSLKNLELHVNYVDLNVLLSGCPAL; translated from the exons ATGTCACAAGTGAGGGGGACACGTGTTAGATCCACG CCACTTCCTCTGTTGTCTCAAAATGGGAAACGGCGGAAGCAAAGGAAAGCAGCAGTTGATAGGGACGTCATCAGCAGGCTGCCGGATGAAATCCTGTGCAACATCCTCTCATTCCTTCCAACCAGAACGTCCGTGGCCACCAGCGTCCTCTCTCGCAGGTGGCGCTACCTCTGGAAGAAAGTCCATGTCTTGGACCTCAACGATGATTTCCTTTACACCCCTGAACGTTCACATAAGGAAGCACAAGAGCgctttcttatttttctcaataagTTTGAGCTGCTTCGGCGCCCCATCCGTAAGTTCCACCTCTCTTGCCGGGTGGGTGACTATGGGTATAATGACCGTTTTGATTGGATTGATTACGTCATCACAAGGGTTAGTGAACTCCATTTCTCTATGAGGACCGATGGGGAGAGTCATGACTTGCATGAACCTTTCTATAGCACTTCGCTCGTGTCGCTCGTTTTGGACGGTAATATTAATATTTCTCTGGAAGATTTTGATCCCACTCACAGTGAAAGTATTTTCCCATCCCTCAAGAACCTAGAGCTGCATGTCAACTATGTGGACCTCAATGTGTTACTATCTGGTTGCCCAGCTCTTTAA
- the LOC112779895 gene encoding FBD-associated F-box protein At5g56370, with the protein MPRPLKSLTFEEQYSHSENVTLELLEVNTSSLEYLRLKLRGCYKQILVCDYPNINKACLDIYHKPRHVAWVPKLLRALCKTKFLWLQVSTIQCLIRAPVLDLPDFCNLIQLQLDFYSFKSRLLIDLLHNCPKLQALKINISEFVLDYWYGSYSYLNSHKRNDWTQPLSVPNCIVSDLSTVEYRGYRNTPEEHEFTAYILQKGLVLKTMRIHAKYCDLPLKGEVFKALSKIQRGSSMCRVEVD; encoded by the exons ATGCCTCGTCCCCTGAAGAGTTTAACCTTTGAG GAACAATATTCACATTCCGAAAATGTGACACTTGAGCTTCTTGAGGTAAACACTTCATCTCTTGAATACCTACGTCTCAAATTACGGGGTTGTTACAAACAGATTTTGGTTTGTGATTATCCCAAcatcaacaaagcatgtctagaTATTTATCATAAGCCTAGGCATGTTGCTTGGGTTCCTAAGCTCCTCCGGGCACTTTGCAAAACAAAATTCTTGTGGCTGCAAGTTTCAACAATCCAG TGCTTGATTCGTGCGCCAGTTCTAGACCTTCCCGACTTTTGCAATTTGATTCAGCTGCAACTTGATTTTTATAGTTTCAAGAGTAGGCTTCTAATAGACTTGCTTCACAATTGTCCTAAGCTTCAAGctctaaaaattaatatatctgaG TTCGTTCTTGATTATTGGTACGGGTCTTACTCTTACCTAAACTCCCATAAACGCAATGATTGGACACAGCCACTTAGCGTTCCTAACTGTATTGTATCAGACTTGAGCACTGTTGAATATCGAGGATATCGAAACACTCCAGAGGAGCATGAATTTACTGCATATATTTTACAAAAAGGACTTGTTTTAAAGACAATGAGAATTCATGCTAAATATTGTGACCTACCCTTAAAAGGTGAAGTTTTCAAGGCATTATCTAAAATACAAAGGGGCTCTAGCATGTGCCGAGTTGAAGTAGACTAA